Sequence from the Ziziphus jujuba cultivar Dongzao chromosome 9, ASM3175591v1 genome:
AGCCGGTTTGTACCTAAAAGCTTATGGCATATAAACAAATGTGGGGTCCCAAGGTTTCCCTCTGCAATCCAAAATtgggatttaaaaataaaaaaaagaaaaaaacaagaagttTTTATGTGGTTTAAACGTATAAGAAGATTGAAGTCACTCACATGTTTGTGGGAATATAAGCATGGAATGGAATCACATGTGAGGCTTTGGTTCTTATTCTTTGTGGTTGATTGCTACAAGTGCTCACATGCCAAACCCATCTTTGTTCCAACCCTTTCAGTCGCAGTGTCATATGAGAATTTCATTTTGTCCTCCTTCATATACACCACTTGGGTCCCAATTACAATTAATgtatgcttttatttattttttgtaactttATGAATATGGTAATATTGTCGATGATATCATAAGGTCTCCTCCTTTCCACTGCCCTTTAGTTTGTAGAGTTTGCAATTAACTAGGTCAAGCTTATAAAAGAAGTAGAGACTTTAAATGGTAAAATTTGGTGACCCTATACGCACAATATATGGTTTAAGCTCAGGCAAAATTAGTAAAAAGATCAGGAGGTGTCACCTAAGTTAGGTGATGAAATTTCTTCGAAAAAAGTGAGTTAGGTAGTAGGTAAAGGcttcctctttttatttttattatttatttatttatttgttgtgaAAAATGGACTTATGATCTAGTTTTCAAACAAATTTCCTCTCATTATACTTTAATGCTTAATtaagaaaaggaaattaatgTAAATAATACATGGGGTTGAGGACTATTGAAAAAACCATTTCATTTAGAAAATGATGGTATAATTACTCAATTGTGTTAAGTGGACTGAACACTTTGAATAGGACGTAGTTTCCAATTTTATGAATGGTCGTACTTACATGATAAAAAATGCAGATTTTATTGCTTTCTCATGTCATTATGTCTATCGTATGCAAATTGGGTTGTTTTGTTTCTAGTCAGCTGTGAACTTACAATGCTGCTGTTGTCCTAGATGCTCTGTTTTatcaacatttatatataatataatttactcTACAACTTACTGCGCAGACGACATGTAATAATATGTAGATACAAAGGGTTTGGATCGTAATAGAAACTTTGGTTAACTGTACACCTTAAATTTATATGCGGTTTAAAACTAAAGATCTAGATGATAAAATGACAATCTTTTGCTTGCCATATCATTGAGGTTTTCATTATAACTTAACCCTAGTGTTTTCCTTGAATCAATATTGTATATATCAAATCGATAGGATTTTAGTACGGTATCTAACATTTAActactaattaattttcaaatcttaatttttgatataatttcaaaactaataaaaaaatatgatacaaAATTCATAGAATCAATCTAATATGAAACtaattgtttatataaatatattataaaaattgtaatgatctcaatttttatttcttcccTTTCAGTTAGAAATGCTCCAAATGAGCAACCAATAGGATTGGTCATCCATTCAAGTACGTATTGCCAGTTTCACACTAAAAAATTTCTCCTAAAAGGTTAGTAGTCCCTACACCATGCACTTTATATCTGTTTCTATGTGGTTGTGAGACAGATCAAGGTAAGCATCAATCTCAGGCTAATGTTCTAGCTCCTGTAAAAGATAATTGTTCATGGAAAAAGCAGGTTTTATCATAATGttagtaaatattataatattcatttaattatattactCAGGCAGGGCGCAATGAAGTTCATGTTATTCCCATATTCAATTGAAATGGCATTTATGCTTATTGTAAGATAGTTGTAAACGTTTTTGGATCAACGACATATCAACACTATTAGACACCATCCTGAGGAATAAAAAGTGATTTTAGGTtggtttgaaattgattttggagTTCCAAAACTGAttggtaaaatttaaaaattctgattttacaagaatttatattttctaatagTTGTTTTTGAGAAGAAGTAAAACATTAGCTTTTGCGATTATGAATTTAGTTTATCCAATTatccataattaaaatattaatttttattcctattaaaaaattaatatcatatttttcctAGATCTATTGATATTCTACTTAAACAATCTTAtgatgaatattttttattctttattttttttcccatttacaatagctttttattttttgtgataaaaagtttgtgttaaatatttaataatatatattataataataaaatatttcaactaaaaaaaaatgttaataaattatatactttttttatatattattattattattattatatactgTAATAGCAATTAAAcacaattatttatcaaatacttaaatattgattttaattataaaacaattatgaaatacttatttatcaaataattaattatttttgcagCCAATTATTTGTACAGAAAAGcaaaagttttatatatatatatatatatatataaattatagtcATACCAAACTAAGCTtttatcatcaaatttttaacATTGTGCTAAATAGATCAAGCCCATCATAAGGACTTGGGCTATTGGGTAAAGGTGCTTTTAAGGACCCCTTAGATCCAGGAGGTAATTTGgcccaacaatttttttttttttcgccttTATGATATAGCCCAACACTTTCTAAGTGGAGACCAAATGATTTTTGCCTtctgtggatttttttttttttaaaataataaatctgcCTCTCAGTAAAATAGTGAAAACTCCAGCAAGTATTCAAGAGCTTCGGCAAAAAGAGAGAGATGGGAGAGAGGAAAGTAGGTAAATTTAAATAAGTGCAATATGGGCATTTATAGACAGCGGTaggagaaaaaaaccaaaacaaaacaaaacaaaaacctatGGACAATACTTGCCTCCACTTTACTTCCATATGACATGCTATCACTAattcattcaaattttataaccaATTAAAAGTTAGTTTGTAAGGCCCACTAATTAAGCAGATTTAATaaccatatttaattattacttattatattttataagatccaccatataatatataaaactttGACACATAATCATCATACTATGGAAGATTGACGATTGCCTGCACACATCCAGTAAGTATTTTCCACAAAACGCTTATGGGGAGGGATAAAAGTTGATgggtttcaattttattagtattGGGCTAAATTTCCGTAGTCCAGAGCCAAAGCAAGATTGGTAAGGAATAGCTTGTAGGCCTGCGTTCAACCTCCAACTATTGGGCCActtatatcttgattaatttttattttattttatttatttatttattttaacgaTATATCATAAGTTTTTTTGCTATTCACATTTTGATTGGTTTGTGTCTTACAAGtgattaaatttcattttgttaaTAGCAGTATATATACTTCAGTACATCACAAAGGAAATCAAAGAATTGCCATATTTctagttaaaaaacaaaaaagtaattaattaattaattaggtatCCAATTGAAGGATTAGTTACATACTTTTATCTAACACAGTTTGAATTAGGAGGTGAAAATTTAGAATTAGACTGagtaaaggattttttttttcccttatttaattggtttaactTATCTAGAGCTagctagatttttatttttattttcatttttaatgaaaagatttaaaattaaaaaaagctgCAAGAATTTATACTATTATCAAATTGTTTTTGCTAATAAACATCAAATGCATATTCAACATTCTGGAAAGATGGTAAAAGATACTTGCAAAATCAGAGGCTATATATGTTGAACCTGTCATCTCCGATAAAGGATTGTAAAAGATACTCATGGTAATGTAAAGAGTTATATATAATAGGTGCAGAATGACTAGATTTTCAATGTTAATTAGTATATCGAATTCAAATAATATTcttcaaaatacatatatatgtagacgtgtttgttaataaatttatatattgtacAGTATTGCATACATAAAGTACTTATGTTTCTCAACTTTGAATGTTCTACTGCATAACATACTAGAAATAGTATTTTGCTCGATCTATATGTCTCTAAGCGCCTTGTAGGAAATAAATCCAAATGATATGAAGACTTATACATTAATTCCCAAGGTATAACATATGTTTATATGTTATATGAAGGTTTCAATatcatacataaaaaaaaaatagagagaattTATATGAGAGAGAATGTTCCACTCGAAGTGGAACTTTGCACTTCCAAAATTTCatatcatttataatatatatgttacaaCAATACTAATTCATggggtgttaaaaaaaattatggaaaatgtCTTACTAGAGAGGAAGGTCTAATATTTTAAAGTGCATAGAAAGTTTTGCAAAAAGTTtaggaactatatatatatatatatagagagagagagagagagagaaagagagcaaaTATAGGCCACTGCAAGCAAAATTACTGATCATAACGCGACCAGTTTATAATGGATATTGAAGACTTGCTTGAATATGTACTCCCCCGTTCAAAAAGATTTTGTAACCCTAagacaaaattaagaaaagaacAGAAAACGACAGCTGAAATCTCAGTGAAACCTTATATCAAATCCATCATTGATATTGCCAGCTTCAACAAAGATACCCATCTTTAGAGTTGCATTATACTTGTATCCCCAGCAGGTTGATCATGAGGAAGTCACCCAAAACATTATTTCCCCAACAGCTACCTTGAATATTTCTTCAGCAGGAAATGCATCTACCAACTGATCCGAACCTCCACCTGCCTGCTAAGATAACCTACTAGCTACTTAGTATTtgacaccccaaaaaaaaaaaaaaaaaaagaaaaaaaagaaaaaaaaaaaaagaaaagcatgtTTGCAATGAAATAAAAAGCAAGAACAATTCTACATATAGCTAGTAATCTTCAATATTATTGAgtgcttttaaaatatttttgtgggTTTAGTTTTGTGGGATGGTTTTGTTTGAGAGGTGCCAACCTAGTTATAATGTTTGTTAATTACATCGTGATCGTGATGTAGTTGGCctaggtattttattattattattattttttttaaaaaaaatatattgacatAGAATTATTGGttaaaattaatgagaaatttgtttgagaaaaaagaaaaaaaaaagagtaatgtTACTTGAAAGCTTACATGTGCTTGAATCATATACATGATTCGATTAGTGTGTGAGGAGGAAATATGAGCGGAGGCAATGGATATCTTGTGCTTCTCCAAAATATAGCAAATGGTGCTGAAAAGGCCAGGTTTCTTAGGGGAACAGACACTAATATGAGCTTCTTCGCCGCAGATGTTCAATACAACATTGGAAGAAGTCCATGTCTGAAACATGACAGGAGAGTGGGAGGTGGTACTGGAGATGAGTGAAGCTGAAGCAGAAGGAATATCGATTATATTAGCGGTGCTAGTAGTGGGCAAGTCAGTACTGCAAGAACCCTGGTCTGCTAAGAACGCCTCTCTAGAGTACTGATCATAGCCTAGCCTTTGTGGGGTAATTGTTGTAATTGTCGTTGGCTCGTGATTGAAAGTTTCTGTGGCACTTTGTAGCTTTTCCAGCTTTTGCTTTTGCAGCTTTTGGAGAGTTTGCTCTAGGTTTTTTATGTAGTTCACTGCTTCATCAACGATTGTAGATTTGTCTGCCTgccataatttttcttttgacatTATATTTATTTCGAGGTAATCAATGAAacagtaaaatataaaataaataaataaaaagtgtcttatataataaaatcagaATCCAATTATAACACATATGTGTTCTTCAATTTAACTAAAGTACTATTGGAAGCTTCTTAACCTAATTCATATTTTGAAatgtataataattttcaaacattgctataatataaatttctagatttttatagaggaagaaaatgaagaacccTTTTGCTTCTCTTAGCTTCCAAGGATGGAAAAGCAAAAATGTAGAAAGCtaataaaactgaaaaaaaaagaacaagagaaagagaaaaaaaaaaaattaaaaattgggctatagcaatatatatttatcaaacattaaaaaataaatgaacaagttatgtacatatatatatatatatgtactgttTACAATACCTTAGGAGGTAGTTGAGGAAGCAAAGCATGGAGATTAGCAAACATGTTCctcatcttcttcctcctctctctctcagtCCATATATGTATTTCATGGTCTGATTCACCTCCAAATTTTCCTTCTTTCATCATGACCtgatcaccaccaccaccaccacaattAATCCCTTTTCCATTTTTCGAAAGAACTACTCGACCCCGCTTCTTTCCCTGTGGTGGCGGCTCTTCTTTATCATCTGAGCTGGAACCAATATGTTTCCTATCCGACTTCAGTTCTTGGCGATGACAaagatgatgatcatgatcatcacCATGGCCGGCCGAGTTATCGGAATTAGAAAGATTAGGCCAGCAGGAAGAAGGGTTTTCCCAAGCAAGAGCTTCAGGCATGATGAAAAGAGAGAAGgtggtgagagagagagagaaggagcgtataaaaataaaaaaaaggtggcAAAAGGGGGAGTGGGTTTAGGTgtgaaggaaaggaaagatgtgagaaagagagagagagagagattagcaAAGCTGGAAAGGAAAAGCCCAAAATACAATCATAAGGCACCCCCCCGATGCCGTTACTGAggcttcaaaacaaaaaacggATAGCCTAAGCATTCGCGGGTCCCACTTCCCCCCTCCCATGGTGGCCCCACCTGTCTCCACttctaaaaattgttatttttatattaaaatattgctCAAAAAACCATTTGCCCCATTTGGtaagtgaaaatatatatatatatatatatatataaattggccTCCTGTTTTGACAACAACCAGTCAAAGCCCTAGCTAGTTtcagaagaaatttttttttaattaattttaattaatatataacagAATTCgtctaaatatttataatattttttttatgtgattttggtATATCAGTAACtgccttatatataatatatatatatatatatggtggtcGGTTTTCTTTTTGTATGGAAATTATTAGCATGGTTATAATTAATCTTGTCGGTGACCCTAACTATCTGTTTAATTAGGATAAAGATGTGAGCgttacgtgtatatatatatatatatatataagtaatgaTTAAATGTCATAGgggagtttttatttttattctgcgACAAAACAACAAAATGTTGTTTTAGCTTCATATATGAGAACTTAATTAATGTACAAGTTAGTaataagtagttttttttttttttaatatatcatagtaaataaatagttaatactGCTGTATAGGCATCTTAGctgtaatatttttataagcGTCTGCTGTACTAAATTATTGTCTTGTTTACGATTTATCATGCATGCATgcagttaaaatatatataggctTATCTTAATTGAGGTAAATGTAGATTATATATACCAATACTTATGTTTAAAACAAATCGTTGCCATACTTGTAATTAAGTTTTAACAGATAATTAAGAGGTATAGAGAAATAATGGGTGTTTATCAATTTACAGCACGAAGAATAAAGAAAGTCTATtgggaaaattaattttttgtataattaatttgtaattttctttcttttttatcatttctttttgttgttgttgtatatTCCCTTCGAAAATAATAAGTTTGAGGGTAAGTTCtctggaaaaaaagaaaaaagaaaaaaacctatTATGGCAAAGTTTTGTCTTGCATGCTTTTcgtaaatgaaaaagaaaaaaaaaagaaaaaagaaaaaaaaccttttgaTGAATAATAATTAGCAAAAGTGGCTCTTGAATTTGCGAGCCAGGAGATTACACACAGTGGTATTCGGTGAGGTCATCGTTAATATTATCGGTAATTGGACTCTTCTTGTCtctatataaatttgtttttataaaaaaagtaataatatccttttttctgataatattcaaataaaatgacataataaaaaccaaaaaaaaaaagaaaaaagaaaaaaacaacttcAAACCCAGTTTCAAGTTTCTTTTTCCTCTAACTTTCAACATTATATACAtggttttaactttttttataagaaaaagttCCAAATATGCATGTTGACTAGATGTAGATCGGTACAAATAATTGTAcaactattttttatataagttaCAGTagttatatattcaattttgatccaaaaaaaaaatttatatattcaaaaaaattcaaaattttagtattaatgaaaacatcgatggtttaaaattgaaaatatctataaaagtATCATTATCaacgataaaaatttataaaaataatgaaaattgttggaaatttatttaaaaaataaattttttattgaaattttaggattaatttatttaatctattaattataaaattgattatataaattgtaaaaatattgaatggatattatatttttttttaatcaatcagtTTATAAAAAgcgtttatataataaatatattattattaaaaaatatatacaaaaacaaatccatatttgataagattatttattaattaagatatataaaataattattacaattatattatatttcataaacgTCATTTCAATACCATAAAACTCTTGAATAGTTAAAAATTATTggtctttttcttattttcattttaagatttgaaatgtaaattttaattattaaataatatatctcctaaataatttatatataattgttaatatgccagtaatataaatatttaatagttgAGTTTGCAAAGAATATACATCCTGCatgttttttaacttttgtctatattttaatttttatctattttataatatttatataaatattaaatttattatttcaaaaaatatataataatggatTAATAGACTTGTAATTTTGGacattaatttttccataagaGTAGGATATGTTAACTTGTCAAGTataattttggatattgtttgttaaatgtaaattttatttttatttgcttaattattgGAAAGCAATTAAAaggttataaaaatattaatttggcaaaaatttttactaaacattaataatatttatacattttttgataaaaaaaattttaaaaaataaatctaatagatatttccaaatttttttatggaaatttgaaaaattactataaaaattatgaattttttaattaaattgtgaAAGATTTAAAGTAGCTATtatgatgaaaattttcataaaaattatgaaaaaatatcaaaaattttggtgaatattataaaaattatagctatttccatttaaaagttaaatttttctttctatatgttaaaaaaataaaaattttacaaaaaaattttttatttttaatccaggatacaattacatatatatatatatagaatgaagaaaaataaagacaacACCAACAAGGAAAACAAGCACTCTTAAGTATTTAAACTCATAAGGGATTGGAATATATCAAGGAAAACTTATTTGTTATGCTTATAGCCAAATGGATAGATATATAAAGCTCTTaaattaccatttattttattgtttaactGAAAAGAGTCATTCTTAAATTAATGATGCATTCATAGTTCTTAAATCGTTTAATCATCTTTAGAACTCATAAACCATAAATTATGTGATTTGATGAACCCCAAATGAATACTTTTGTCACTCGATCCAACTATATATTGATCATTTGCTTAGCACAAATGAtcatatgttaattttaatggTGATTGAATACACAGcaccaaaaacaacaataataatattcgAGTGGGTTTTTAACTCGAAATCCTCCACAAGTTGAgcgtaatatatattatttaaccttttattttaaattcgttGGCTAAATAACAAGTTAAAATAATGAATAACTTAATTATAtgaatcatatattatataataagttttaattttgttttgattgtaTAATTAACTTCCAAAgcaaatagaatatatatatatatatatatatatacatatatacatagacACACACACAGAGGGTAGCACAAAAATAAATGTAGACCATATCACATATGATTAGAACATATAGCAATTATAAGGATGAGTAAGGGTAAGGTAGAGCGTTATTTAGAATATTTGTAATGATTAAAAACGAAGCaatcatttccatttttttttattttttttttacttccctctttttcctttttctttaaatCTTTTTGTCAGTTTGGGACTTTGTGTAttcaatgtttttatttaacttatttGCATGCACTGACACCCATACATACGTGTTGCTTCTTCTACATCTTGTCCCTTTGCCACTCTTCATATTTCTATTTCCACACTCTACAACAAATCAAACCattgcatataaaattatataactaatatatattcGAATCAATTAAGATGGTTTCatcaaaagaaataataaaaatgggttGGAGGAAAGTAGAAAATGAACGAAGTTGATAAAAACAAACgttattaattcaaaaattttatagccaattgtaattatatataatactacaaatcatataaaaatagtaGTTAATAAATGTttgattttgttaaataaataagatgTTAGATATTGGTGGGGATTTGTTAGTACCAGCAAATTGGAGCTTAATGGTATTTTGCAGCTTCTTCGCTTCTTCTTGTCTTTGTTGGTGTTGATGACGATAAAAGTAGAGCAAAAAAGTAGACACCTAATCATTTTAAGCACCACATTACTACAACCTATGACATGGGCCGTTATGTAAATATTCATCTTTTTTTACAtcatatttatgtatgtatgtatgtatgtatgtatgtatgtatgcatgtattGTATCGTATCTATGTATGTTTATACATATGACGTatgtacatatgtatgtatgtagcTGAAAGAGTTTGCTTCTATAAAACCACAGGGGTTACGCGGTCCTCTTCATCAACAAGTCTCAAGTCACTCTTTTGTTATATTTAGTCTTAAGCATTAGTCTTACTATAGTTTTTATTTGCGTAATCAACCACTTTTTTGGAGCAGCTTAACTTTGAATCCTATACGGAAGTAAAAAAGTAAAGCCTAACACGTGAAAATGGAAACGGAAATAGGAATTAAACTCAGGACGTAAGCTCCGACATTGTCattaaaatgctttttttttttttttttctctcaaagctCAAGTTTATGGAAGATAGATTTTTATACacttaaactaataaaatttaatattggtTGTTGCCAAAACAAATACCCACAAATTTGATGTTTTACTTGAATAACGAtctcttcctttttatttttttcttttacaaaatatatataaatttatatatatatgttttacaaACTCACATAATTCTAGAATCATGGAATATAATGTTTTGCTTTTCGCCCTTTTATGTAATATGAAAATTTAGCAAGTTTCCCTTTACCAAAATAAACCTACTTTTTTCTCGTACGTTCaaagttttttaattaaaagaaaacattAGAAGCTAATATTTAGTCTGAACCAGCACTCCATAAAGTGTTGAATTACAATTAATTTGTCTTTTGCTACCTGGGCACCAGAGAGGTAACGAGTAAAGGCAgatttcaaaaaccaaaaaaacagaaCCCACATTAGATAG
This genomic interval carries:
- the LOC125424343 gene encoding transcription factor bHLH95 → MPEALAWENPSSCWPNLSNSDNSAGHGDDHDHHLCHRQELKSDRKHIGSSSDDKEEPPPQGKKRGRVVLSKNGKGINCGGGGGDQVMMKEGKFGGESDHEIHIWTERERRKKMRNMFANLHALLPQLPPKADKSTIVDEAVNYIKNLEQTLQKLQKQKLEKLQSATETFNHEPTTITTITPQRLGYDQYSREAFLADQGSCSTDLPTTSTANIIDIPSASASLISSTTSHSPVMFQTWTSSNVVLNICGEEAHISVCSPKKPGLFSTICYILEKHKISIASAHISSSHTNRIMYMIQAHAGGGSDQLVDAFPAEEIFKVAVGEIMFWVTSS